A window of the Nibribacter ruber genome harbors these coding sequences:
- a CDS encoding nitroreductase family protein has translation MQHREEQHNIHELMQARWSPRSFSSELLTQEQIESLFQAARWAASSGNGQPWRFVYATSDQQKDFQRLVSLLDEGNAIWAKNAPFLMVVFSKTERDNGKLHPGHLYDTGLAMGQFCLQATAMGLQVHQMGGFAMDKANEALQVPSEYQPIAMAVVGHPAPFTLLPTQELQTREQTKSTRKPLQETVHMGTWKGGYQELT, from the coding sequence ATGCAACACCGCGAAGAACAGCACAACATCCATGAGCTCATGCAGGCGCGTTGGAGCCCCAGAAGCTTCTCCTCTGAATTGCTTACCCAAGAGCAAATAGAAAGCCTATTTCAGGCGGCGCGGTGGGCGGCTTCTTCCGGCAACGGACAACCATGGCGGTTTGTCTATGCCACTAGTGATCAGCAAAAGGATTTTCAGCGATTAGTGAGTCTTTTGGATGAAGGCAATGCAATCTGGGCAAAGAACGCGCCTTTCCTGATGGTAGTGTTTTCTAAAACCGAAAGAGACAATGGTAAGCTACATCCGGGTCACTTGTATGACACGGGATTAGCGATGGGGCAATTCTGTCTGCAGGCAACGGCCATGGGGCTACAGGTGCACCAGATGGGCGGATTTGCCATGGACAAGGCTAATGAGGCGTTACAGGTGCCAAGTGAATACCAACCCATTGCCATGGCAGTAGTTGGACACCCGGCTCCCTTTACCCTATTGCCAACGCAAGAATTGCAAACCCGTGAACAGACCAAGTCTACCCGCAAGCCATTACAGGAAACCGTGCATATGGGTACTTGGAAAGGTGGTTATCAAGAATTGACTTAG
- a CDS encoding glycogen/starch synthase: MSKLRILYAATEIDPFLQTTKVAEFLRMLPQAMQERGMEVRIFVPRFGLINERKNRLHEVVRLSGINIAVGEEEKPLIIKVASIPNAKLQVYFIDNEDYFHRKSVLVDKDNKFHADNDERAIFFCKGVLETVKKLGWAPDIVHCNDWMTSLMPLYLKTTYKNDPIFKTSKSVFSVYNNEFAHKFEGDLLEKAKMLDIEDDMLNNLKTADFGAFIKMGMQYADMVLKSNEDFSDNLNAMFTEYNSTKRISTIASDDNVMDSYFNLYNELAN; this comes from the coding sequence ATGTCCAAATTGAGAATCTTATACGCGGCCACCGAGATTGACCCTTTTCTGCAGACCACAAAAGTAGCGGAATTTTTGAGGATGTTGCCACAGGCCATGCAGGAGCGTGGAATGGAAGTACGTATTTTCGTTCCTCGTTTTGGCTTGATCAATGAGCGTAAAAACCGTTTGCATGAGGTGGTTCGCCTTTCGGGCATCAACATTGCGGTAGGCGAAGAAGAGAAACCCTTGATTATCAAGGTGGCCTCCATTCCTAATGCCAAACTGCAGGTTTATTTTATTGACAACGAAGACTATTTCCACCGCAAGTCCGTTTTGGTGGACAAAGACAATAAATTCCACGCAGACAATGATGAGCGTGCCATCTTCTTCTGCAAAGGCGTCCTGGAAACCGTGAAAAAACTAGGCTGGGCCCCAGACATTGTACATTGCAACGACTGGATGACCAGCTTAATGCCTTTGTATTTGAAGACTACTTACAAGAACGACCCTATCTTTAAGACGTCAAAGTCTGTGTTCAGCGTGTACAACAACGAATTTGCGCATAAATTTGAGGGAGACTTGCTAGAGAAGGCCAAAATGCTGGACATTGAGGATGACATGCTGAACAATTTGAAGACCGCCGACTTTGGCGCGTTCATCAAAATGGGCATGCAGTACGCTGACATGGTCCTTAAGTCTAACGAGGATTTCAGTGACAACTTAAACGCGATGTTCACCGAGTACAACAGCACCAAGCGCATTAGCACTATTGCCTCTGATGACAACGTGATGGATTCTTACTTCAACTTATATAATGAACTGGCGAATTAA
- the glmS gene encoding glutamine--fructose-6-phosphate transaminase (isomerizing) → MCGIVAYVGQREACPIILKGLKRLEYRGYDSAGVALLNDGELKVFKRKGKVSDLEEFIGNQDTTSHIGIGHTRWATHGEPNDANAHPHYSSSKKIAIIHNGIIENYAALKQHLINKGYDFHSDTDSEVFVNLIEDIRETTKVNLAEAVRLALHEVVGAYAIVVISHDSPTELIAARKGSPLVIGIGQGEYFLASDATPIIEYTKDVVYLNDFEIALIKDGVLDIRTKEDIVQTPYIQTLELELESIEKGGYPHFMLKEIFEQPRSIMDSMRGRLVAENTQLTMSSIREYENRFKNAQRIIIVACGTSWHAGLVAEYMIEELARIPVEVEYASEFRYRNPIITEGDIVIAISQSGETADTLAALELAKSKGALIFGVCNVVGSSIARATDAGAYTHAGPEIGVASTKAFTAQVTVLTLIAMMLAEKRGTIEKSALHQLMMEMEQVPAKVEKALQLDKEIQAIAEIFKDSSNFIYLGRGLNFPVALEGALKLKEISYIHAEGYPAAEMKHGPIALIDENMPVVVIATKDNSYEKVVSNIQEVRARKGRVIAIVTEGDTVIPEMAEFVIEVPETHEVLVPLLSVIPLQLLSYHIAVMRGCNVDQPRNLAKSVTVE, encoded by the coding sequence ATGTGTGGAATTGTAGCCTACGTTGGGCAGCGCGAAGCTTGCCCAATCATTCTTAAAGGTTTAAAAAGATTAGAGTATCGTGGATATGACAGCGCCGGCGTGGCCTTGTTAAATGACGGTGAGTTAAAGGTTTTCAAGAGAAAAGGAAAGGTAAGCGACCTGGAAGAATTTATTGGTAACCAGGACACTACCAGCCATATTGGTATTGGGCACACCCGCTGGGCAACGCACGGCGAGCCCAATGATGCCAACGCGCACCCGCACTACTCTAGCTCTAAAAAGATTGCCATCATCCATAATGGCATCATTGAAAACTACGCAGCCTTAAAGCAGCACTTGATCAACAAAGGCTACGACTTCCACAGCGACACCGACTCTGAAGTATTTGTCAACCTGATTGAGGACATCAGAGAAACCACCAAGGTAAACCTGGCTGAGGCGGTGCGTTTAGCTCTGCATGAGGTAGTAGGCGCCTATGCCATTGTAGTGATCTCCCATGATTCTCCTACTGAGCTGATCGCGGCCCGTAAAGGAAGCCCATTGGTGATTGGAATCGGACAAGGTGAGTATTTTCTTGCTTCTGACGCTACTCCTATCATTGAATACACCAAAGACGTGGTGTACCTGAATGACTTTGAGATTGCGTTGATTAAGGATGGCGTGTTAGACATCCGGACTAAAGAGGATATTGTACAGACACCTTACATCCAGACTTTGGAGCTGGAGTTGGAGTCTATTGAGAAAGGCGGCTACCCTCACTTCATGTTGAAGGAGATTTTTGAGCAGCCCCGCTCTATCATGGACAGCATGCGTGGCCGTTTAGTGGCTGAGAACACGCAGTTGACCATGTCCAGCATCAGAGAGTATGAGAATCGCTTTAAGAATGCCCAACGCATCATCATTGTAGCCTGCGGTACTTCTTGGCATGCAGGTTTGGTGGCGGAGTATATGATTGAAGAGTTGGCACGCATCCCGGTAGAAGTGGAATATGCCTCTGAGTTCCGCTACAGAAACCCCATTATCACCGAAGGAGATATTGTGATTGCTATTTCCCAGTCTGGTGAAACGGCAGATACCTTGGCGGCGCTGGAACTGGCTAAATCCAAAGGTGCTCTCATCTTTGGTGTGTGTAACGTAGTAGGTTCTTCCATTGCCCGCGCTACAGACGCTGGTGCTTATACTCACGCTGGCCCTGAGATTGGAGTAGCCTCAACCAAAGCTTTCACGGCCCAGGTAACGGTGCTTACGCTTATTGCCATGATGCTAGCTGAGAAACGCGGCACCATAGAGAAATCTGCTTTGCATCAGTTGATGATGGAGATGGAGCAGGTACCAGCCAAAGTAGAGAAAGCGCTACAGTTGGACAAAGAGATACAGGCCATTGCCGAAATTTTCAAGGATTCCAGCAATTTCATATACCTGGGCCGCGGCTTGAACTTCCCGGTAGCCTTGGAAGGCGCCTTGAAATTGAAGGAGATTTCTTACATCCACGCAGAAGGATACCCGGCGGCAGAAATGAAGCACGGTCCTATTGCCTTGATTGATGAGAACATGCCGGTGGTGGTAATCGCGACCAAGGACAACTCATATGAGAAGGTAGTATCTAACATCCAAGAGGTAAGAGCCCGTAAAGGCCGTGTAATTGCCATTGTAACCGAAGGAGACACGGTCATCCCAGAGATGGCGGAGTTTGTAATTGAGGTGCCTGAAACGCACGAGGTCTTAGTTCCTCTACTTTCAGTGATTCCGTTGCAGTTGTTGAGCTACCACATTGCCGTAATGCGCGGTTGTAACGTAGACCAGCCTAGAAACTTAGCCAAGTCTGTGACCGTTGAGTAA
- a CDS encoding DUF4270 family protein, with protein MNWRINKATAALFLSSLFFASCEDPTGVGLELQEPGSQIGTKYTDTTAVLASTVLLNDSIFTLGASSTLVGQIQDDKFGEITAKTFGEITLVGGNDTIKTGATLDSLVLALDYAYAYGDASYPKEKASLRSNITWNVYPLTQGFIDETTYFTTSSLSYNANSLLATSTFQPMPNDTVPGGTPVLAKFRLDQQTAGRALAESILSKAETSTLKTQKDFAAFFKGLAIVPAGDTKSILGINPTSVNSTFTLYFKNTDGKAKKYTFRFSDRYFNQITADRSGTSLAGFTSYAQLKPSSQTGSATFLQSGTGLVTKLTLPNLENFRKTATGSSLELVVNKAELVIPVLASALPDTSIYALPPVITVVEATSNNLIAKTNGFPNILLAEGTTDPATLTYDRAQKAYVVNVTSYVQSVLYKKRSNNGLILLPSNVSASVSTPTFNGQKVNRAVLEANPYSPSESNTNRRPRLRIFYSTVQ; from the coding sequence ATGAACTGGCGAATTAACAAAGCGACCGCTGCCCTCTTTCTTTCTTCCTTGTTTTTTGCCTCTTGTGAAGACCCTACCGGCGTAGGCTTAGAACTGCAAGAGCCAGGGAGCCAAATAGGAACCAAGTATACAGACACTACCGCGGTACTGGCGTCTACTGTTCTTTTAAATGATTCCATCTTTACGCTTGGCGCCTCCAGCACGCTGGTAGGCCAGATACAGGATGATAAATTTGGCGAAATAACAGCCAAAACCTTTGGAGAGATTACCCTGGTGGGCGGCAATGACACCATAAAGACTGGCGCTACGCTAGACTCTCTGGTGCTTGCCCTGGACTATGCGTATGCCTACGGCGACGCCTCTTACCCCAAAGAGAAAGCTTCCCTTAGATCTAATATTACCTGGAACGTGTATCCGCTCACGCAGGGCTTCATTGACGAGACCACTTACTTCACCACATCGTCTTTGAGCTACAACGCCAACAGCCTGTTAGCCACGTCTACTTTCCAACCTATGCCCAATGACACCGTTCCTGGTGGCACACCGGTACTGGCTAAGTTTAGATTAGACCAACAGACCGCGGGCCGGGCATTGGCAGAGAGCATTCTGAGCAAGGCAGAAACCAGCACCTTAAAAACCCAGAAGGACTTTGCCGCCTTCTTCAAGGGCCTTGCCATTGTCCCTGCCGGAGACACCAAGAGCATCCTGGGCATTAACCCAACCTCTGTCAACTCTACCTTTACCCTCTATTTTAAGAACACAGACGGTAAGGCAAAGAAGTACACATTCAGGTTCTCTGACCGTTATTTCAACCAGATCACTGCAGACCGTTCTGGCACCTCATTGGCCGGCTTCACCAGCTATGCTCAGTTGAAGCCATCTAGCCAGACAGGCAGCGCTACGTTCTTACAGTCAGGCACAGGCCTAGTCACCAAATTAACCCTGCCTAACCTGGAGAACTTCAGAAAAACGGCCACTGGCTCCTCTTTGGAATTAGTGGTCAACAAGGCCGAACTGGTGATCCCGGTGCTTGCCTCTGCGTTGCCAGATACCTCCATTTACGCCTTGCCTCCGGTGATCACAGTAGTGGAAGCCACTTCTAACAACTTGATTGCCAAGACCAACGGATTCCCTAATATTTTATTAGCCGAAGGCACAACAGATCCGGCTACGCTTACGTATGACAGGGCGCAGAAAGCATACGTGGTAAATGTTACCTCTTATGTGCAAAGCGTCTTGTATAAAAAGAGAAGCAACAATGGCCTTATTCTTTTACCTTCTAATGTAAGCGCCTCTGTTTCCACCCCAACCTTCAATGGCCAAAAGGTGAACAGAGCAGTATTAGAAGCTAACCCGTATTCCCCTTCTGAGTCTAACACCAACAGACGCCCCCGTCTGCGGATTTTTTACTCAACCGTTCAATAA
- the panC gene encoding pantoate--beta-alanine ligase codes for MLQLSSLSDIRQHCEQVRCQGLRIGFVPTMGALHEGHLSLLRAAKAQNDVVVCSVFVNPTQFNNAEDYNLYPRLIVEDAEMLAQVGCDVLFAPNAAEMYAQAARLTFDFGILERVMEGAHRPGHFNGVATVVSKLFHLVRPHQAFFGQKDLQQFAIVQQLVQDLSFDLELVCFPIIREEDGLAMSSRNRRLTPEQRQVAPKLYEALQLLSEQAKHVPIEEAKAAAVTFLTQFPELRLEYLEVVDAATLQPIAHVQEVPRAAVCLAAFLGEVRLIDNVLLGQ; via the coding sequence ATGTTGCAGCTTTCTTCTCTCTCAGACATCCGTCAACATTGTGAACAAGTACGCTGTCAAGGCCTCAGAATAGGGTTTGTGCCCACCATGGGCGCCCTGCATGAAGGCCACCTGTCTTTGTTGAGAGCAGCCAAGGCGCAGAATGACGTGGTGGTCTGCAGCGTGTTCGTGAATCCTACCCAGTTCAACAACGCAGAGGATTATAACCTGTACCCGAGGCTAATTGTAGAGGATGCTGAGATGCTGGCCCAAGTGGGCTGCGACGTGCTCTTTGCGCCCAATGCCGCTGAGATGTACGCCCAGGCGGCCAGGCTCACGTTTGATTTTGGGATTCTGGAGCGCGTGATGGAGGGCGCGCACCGCCCCGGGCACTTTAACGGCGTGGCTACGGTGGTAAGCAAACTCTTCCATCTGGTTAGGCCGCACCAGGCGTTCTTTGGGCAGAAGGACCTGCAGCAGTTTGCCATAGTGCAGCAGTTGGTGCAAGACCTGAGCTTTGATCTGGAACTGGTATGCTTTCCCATTATTAGAGAAGAAGACGGGCTGGCCATGTCCTCCAGAAACCGACGCCTTACGCCAGAACAGCGCCAAGTAGCCCCCAAACTGTACGAAGCCCTGCAACTCCTGAGCGAGCAGGCAAAGCACGTCCCAATAGAGGAGGCGAAGGCCGCAGCGGTGACTTTTCTAACCCAGTTTCCGGAACTGCGCCTGGAGTACCTGGAGGTGGTGGACGCTGCCACGCTGCAGCCTATAGCGCACGTGCAGGAAGTTCCCCGCGCGGCGGTGTGTCTGGCCGCTTTCTTAGGCGAGGTGCGGTTGATTGACAACGTGCTGTTAGGGCAATAG
- a CDS encoding RidA family protein: MATTIIESKAAPAPIGPYSQAVMAGNTLYVSGQIPLDQATGQLVQGDIQAETHQVMKNLQYILEEAGMNFSNVVKCSIFVKDLGNFGAINETYGSYFSSNEPARETVEVSRLPKDVNVEISCIAVKF; encoded by the coding sequence ATGGCAACTACTATCATAGAAAGCAAAGCCGCTCCGGCCCCCATTGGACCTTACAGCCAGGCCGTGATGGCAGGCAACACCTTGTACGTATCGGGCCAGATTCCTTTGGACCAGGCCACTGGCCAGTTGGTACAGGGAGACATCCAAGCCGAGACGCACCAAGTCATGAAAAACCTGCAGTACATCTTAGAAGAGGCGGGCATGAACTTCAGCAATGTGGTAAAGTGCTCTATTTTTGTGAAGGACCTGGGCAACTTTGGCGCCATCAATGAAACCTACGGCAGCTATTTCTCCAGCAATGAGCCCGCCCGCGAAACCGTGGAAGTGAGCCGCCTACCCAAAGACGTGAACGTGGAAATCTCCTGCATCGCGGTTAAATTTTAA
- the gltX gene encoding glutamate--tRNA ligase, with translation MEREVRVRFAPSPTGALHIGGVRTALYNYLFAKKMGGKMLLRIEDTDQNRFVPGAEQYIFDSLEWCGIKLDESPVHGGPHAPYRQSERKPMYMDYALQLVNAGHAYYAFDTSEELEAMRERLKAAKVATPQYNAITRATMKNSLTLPEDEVKRRLESGDPYVIRLKVPRKEEIRLKDMIRGWVMVHSSAIDDKVLMKSDGMPTYHLANIVDDHLMEITHVIRGEEWLPSAPLHVLLYRYFGWEDTMPEFAHLPLLLKPDGNGKLSKRDGDKLGFPVFPLFWQDPNTGETASGYRESGYLPEAFINFLAFLGWNPGTQQELFTMDELIEAFSIERIGKSGTRFDIQKARWYNEQYLRAKPDTELAQYLLASLKEQNIECSEDRAVKIVSLMKERVTFPQDFAKEATYFFSAPTQYNEQVAAKKWNAAGAAAFVQFRNELSTLEDFNADSVKALLLQILERNGLKIGQVMQALRIAVTGVEAGPDLMAIIEIIGKEETQQRIDAAISKLSQYAV, from the coding sequence ATGGAAAGAGAAGTACGTGTACGCTTTGCCCCTAGCCCAACCGGTGCCTTGCACATTGGCGGGGTACGCACAGCCCTATATAATTACCTTTTCGCGAAGAAGATGGGCGGCAAGATGTTGCTGCGCATTGAAGATACAGACCAAAATCGCTTTGTGCCCGGCGCCGAGCAGTACATCTTTGACAGCCTGGAATGGTGTGGCATCAAGTTGGACGAAAGCCCCGTACACGGTGGTCCGCATGCACCCTACCGCCAGTCTGAGCGCAAGCCCATGTACATGGACTACGCCTTGCAACTGGTAAACGCCGGCCACGCCTACTATGCCTTTGATACCTCTGAGGAACTGGAAGCCATGCGCGAGCGCCTGAAAGCCGCCAAGGTAGCCACCCCGCAATACAACGCCATTACGCGCGCCACCATGAAGAACTCCCTCACCCTGCCAGAGGATGAGGTGAAGCGCAGACTGGAAAGCGGCGATCCGTACGTGATCCGTTTGAAAGTACCCCGCAAAGAAGAAATTAGACTCAAAGACATGATCAGAGGCTGGGTGATGGTACACTCCTCGGCTATTGATGACAAGGTCTTGATGAAGTCGGACGGCATGCCTACCTACCACTTGGCCAACATCGTGGATGACCATTTAATGGAAATCACCCACGTAATACGCGGCGAAGAGTGGTTGCCAAGCGCGCCTTTACACGTGTTGTTGTACCGCTATTTTGGCTGGGAAGACACCATGCCAGAATTTGCTCACTTGCCTTTGTTATTGAAGCCTGATGGTAACGGCAAACTAAGCAAGCGCGACGGTGATAAATTGGGCTTCCCGGTGTTCCCGTTGTTCTGGCAAGACCCTAACACCGGTGAGACCGCCAGCGGCTACCGCGAGAGCGGCTATCTGCCCGAGGCGTTCATCAACTTCCTGGCCTTCCTAGGCTGGAACCCTGGTACGCAACAGGAGCTGTTTACCATGGATGAACTAATTGAGGCCTTCAGCATTGAGCGCATTGGCAAGTCCGGCACCCGTTTTGACATCCAGAAAGCCCGTTGGTACAATGAGCAATACCTTCGTGCGAAGCCTGATACTGAGTTAGCCCAGTACCTGTTAGCGTCTTTGAAAGAACAGAACATTGAGTGTTCAGAAGACCGCGCCGTGAAGATTGTGAGCTTGATGAAAGAGCGCGTGACCTTCCCTCAGGACTTCGCCAAGGAGGCTACCTACTTCTTCTCTGCCCCAACGCAATACAATGAGCAGGTGGCCGCCAAGAAATGGAACGCCGCCGGAGCCGCCGCCTTTGTGCAGTTCAGAAATGAACTGAGCACGCTGGAGGACTTCAACGCAGACTCTGTAAAAGCTTTGTTGTTGCAGATTCTGGAGCGCAACGGTCTTAAGATTGGCCAAGTGATGCAGGCGCTTAGAATTGCCGTGACGGGCGTTGAGGCTGGTCCAGACCTGATGGCCATCATTGAGATCATTGGTAAGGAAGAGACGCAACAGCGCATTGACGCCGCCATCTCTAAATTGAGCCAGTACGCAGTTTAA
- a CDS encoding YihY/virulence factor BrkB family protein: MFKKIFVEGWCIIKEVWFDFLDNNSFQKGAALAYYTIFALPPILIIMINTAGAVFGREAVQGEVYTQLRDLLGSKSAASIQEMVESIHQSADFNLATMIGVTTLLVGATGVFISLQESLNQIWGVKPKPKNEYLKILVDRLLSFAMILGIVFLLLVSLIVNAILVVITSYLAKKVDPSLLQLTQATNFLVSTAVVTFLFALIYKFLPDAKIKWKDVWVGSLVTALLFALGKSLIGLYLGNSDFSSIYGAAGSVIVVLVWVFYTSQIIFLGAQFTLVYARRYGANIYPSTYAVRVENKEVEIGKAPLNAEPGPNEAKAKGEEDPEEEEQAKNK, encoded by the coding sequence ATGTTCAAGAAGATTTTTGTGGAAGGCTGGTGCATCATCAAGGAGGTCTGGTTTGACTTCCTGGACAACAACTCGTTCCAGAAAGGAGCGGCGCTGGCCTATTACACCATTTTCGCGCTGCCGCCTATTCTCATCATCATGATCAACACCGCCGGGGCCGTTTTTGGGCGCGAGGCAGTGCAGGGAGAAGTGTATACCCAGCTGCGGGATCTTTTAGGGAGCAAGAGCGCGGCCAGCATCCAGGAGATGGTGGAAAGCATCCACCAATCCGCCGACTTTAACTTGGCCACGATGATTGGGGTGACCACATTGCTGGTGGGAGCCACGGGCGTATTTATTTCCTTGCAGGAGTCTCTGAACCAAATCTGGGGCGTAAAGCCGAAGCCCAAGAACGAGTATCTGAAGATTCTGGTGGATCGGTTGTTGTCCTTCGCCATGATTCTGGGGATTGTCTTCCTGCTGCTGGTGAGTTTGATTGTGAACGCCATCTTGGTGGTAATCACCTCTTACCTGGCTAAAAAAGTGGATCCTTCGCTCTTGCAACTCACGCAGGCTACTAATTTTCTGGTGTCTACCGCCGTGGTCACGTTTCTGTTTGCCCTTATTTACAAGTTTCTGCCAGATGCCAAAATCAAGTGGAAGGACGTGTGGGTAGGCTCTTTGGTAACAGCACTTCTCTTTGCGTTGGGTAAATCCTTGATTGGGTTGTATCTGGGCAACAGTGACTTCTCCAGTATCTATGGGGCGGCGGGGTCTGTGATTGTGGTGCTGGTGTGGGTGTTTTATACCTCGCAGATCATCTTTCTAGGCGCACAGTTCACGTTGGTGTATGCCCGCCGTTATGGTGCCAACATTTACCCGTCTACCTATGCGGTGCGGGTAGAAAACAAGGAAGTAGAAATAGGCAAAGCCCCGCTTAACGCAGAGCCCGGCCCCAATGAGGCCAAAGCCAAAGGGGAAGAAGACCCCGAAGAAGAGGAGCAAGCGAAAAACAAGTAG
- a CDS encoding 3-hydroxyacyl-CoA dehydrogenase family protein, which produces MKTMVLASPELEQEYSLKFPNRAYLYLQDPAELGLWLNQVEVVFDLLLHEQPERLAQYAKAEKGEDLVIFCNAPKLQLASLAKEHGPFPFHLCGVNALPSLFNREVLEVSVLKPESEKEVARVMEVLGTGYELVADRVGMVTPRVLCMIINEACYTLQEGTATKEDIDLGMKLGTNYPFGPFEWANKIGVANVYDLLEAVYADTKDERYKICPLLKTAYLKGEEL; this is translated from the coding sequence ATGAAGACAATGGTTTTGGCCTCTCCTGAATTGGAGCAAGAATACAGTTTGAAGTTTCCTAACAGAGCATACCTCTACTTGCAGGACCCGGCAGAACTTGGCTTATGGCTCAATCAGGTAGAAGTAGTCTTTGACTTGCTGCTGCATGAACAGCCAGAACGCCTGGCGCAGTATGCCAAAGCTGAAAAAGGCGAAGATTTGGTGATTTTCTGCAACGCTCCCAAACTGCAGCTAGCCAGCCTCGCCAAAGAACATGGTCCTTTCCCTTTTCATTTATGCGGCGTAAACGCGCTGCCTTCGCTCTTCAACAGAGAAGTGCTAGAGGTAAGTGTGCTGAAACCAGAATCTGAAAAGGAAGTGGCCCGCGTCATGGAGGTCTTGGGCACCGGTTATGAGTTGGTAGCTGATAGAGTGGGCATGGTGACGCCGCGCGTGCTCTGCATGATCATCAATGAAGCCTGCTACACCCTGCAGGAAGGCACCGCTACTAAAGAAGACATTGACCTGGGCATGAAGCTGGGTACCAACTATCCCTTCGGGCCGTTTGAGTGGGCGAATAAGATAGGCGTAGCAAATGTCTATGATTTGCTGGAAGCCGTCTATGCAGACACTAAGGACGAGCGCTATAAGATTTGTCCCTTGTTGAAAACCGCCTATCTAAAAGGAGAGGAGCTATAG
- the panD gene encoding aspartate 1-decarboxylase, which translates to MQIEVLKSKIHRAKVTQAELHYVGSITIDEDLLDAANMVPHEKVTIVNVNNGERFETYIIKGERGSGMICLNGPAARKVQVGDVIIIISYALIPFQDARAHEPTVIFPDQHNRLV; encoded by the coding sequence ATGCAGATTGAAGTATTAAAATCCAAGATTCACCGGGCTAAGGTTACGCAGGCTGAGTTGCATTACGTGGGGAGCATTACCATAGACGAAGATCTGCTGGATGCCGCCAACATGGTGCCCCATGAAAAGGTGACCATTGTGAACGTGAACAACGGCGAGCGGTTTGAGACCTACATCATCAAAGGCGAGCGCGGCAGTGGCATGATCTGCCTCAACGGACCAGCCGCACGCAAGGTGCAGGTAGGCGATGTGATCATCATCATTTCCTACGCCCTTATTCCCTTTCAAGACGCCCGCGCCCACGAGCCCACCGTTATTTTCCCAGACCAGCACAACCGGCTGGTATAA